One window of the Bacteroidota bacterium genome contains the following:
- a CDS encoding TolC family protein yields the protein MIDHLIKIGFLMIKQAILIVSAFLVLHYNGTCQDVMSMNDAIRIGLENNYGVLIARNESQIAANNVTWGNAGLLPSVNINAAYDKAISSADIKVVSGTELQDTKAQTDWINAGVNLKWTLFDGLNMFIRYDRLKKMHDMGEVEFRKAVENTMANIIITYFDIVQQQMVKRVLEEQVALSQERVNIAETRKSVGSGSELDLLQAQVDLNGDASALFNQNTSLANAKTGLNELLSRDASLDFRVIDTVILGPQLALDTLRKYTLQHNKDLLLLSMQKDAALLDMKSFKAERLPVINFNSGYNFLRNETQASFIQYNRQLGPHFGISADFNLFDGFNQHRKVQNAQIAFLNSELQVQQTWNQLDAYLIRLNNDYQNDLQLIGFESENLKLAIKNMDIAKESYSIGTISPIQLREVQKNLMSANNRLIYALYKAKVKETELLLLSGQLVK from the coding sequence ATGATTGATCATCTCATCAAAATAGGCTTTCTTATGATAAAACAGGCCATTCTAATTGTATCGGCATTTCTGGTACTTCATTACAATGGCACTTGCCAGGACGTCATGAGCATGAATGATGCCATCAGGATAGGTCTTGAGAACAACTATGGCGTTTTAATAGCCCGTAATGAATCGCAGATTGCCGCTAATAATGTGACATGGGGAAATGCCGGTCTTTTGCCTTCGGTAAATATTAATGCAGCGTATGATAAAGCCATTAGCTCAGCAGATATCAAAGTTGTCTCCGGAACTGAGTTGCAGGACACTAAAGCCCAAACGGATTGGATCAACGCAGGCGTAAACCTGAAATGGACACTGTTCGATGGATTGAACATGTTCATCAGATATGACAGACTTAAGAAGATGCACGATATGGGCGAGGTGGAATTCAGAAAAGCAGTTGAAAACACGATGGCGAACATTATCATCACCTATTTTGATATTGTTCAACAGCAAATGGTCAAGCGTGTCCTCGAAGAACAGGTAGCCCTCTCACAGGAACGTGTAAATATAGCTGAAACAAGAAAAAGCGTTGGGTCCGGTTCTGAGCTGGATCTGCTTCAGGCGCAGGTTGACCTTAATGGTGATGCATCTGCGCTGTTTAACCAGAACACCAGCCTTGCAAATGCCAAGACCGGTTTGAATGAATTGCTTTCGAGGGACGCAAGCCTTGATTTCCGGGTGATCGACACAGTCATCCTTGGCCCTCAGCTGGCGCTGGATACATTGCGAAAGTATACGTTGCAACATAACAAGGATCTATTGCTTCTTTCCATGCAAAAGGATGCTGCGCTGCTTGATATGAAATCATTCAAGGCAGAACGGCTTCCGGTGATCAATTTCAATTCCGGCTATAATTTTCTCAGGAATGAAACACAGGCTTCCTTTATCCAATACAACCGGCAGCTTGGCCCGCATTTTGGCATTTCAGCCGATTTCAATCTTTTTGATGGTTTTAACCAGCACCGTAAGGTTCAGAATGCTCAGATCGCATTTTTAAATTCCGAGCTTCAGGTCCAGCAGACCTGGAACCAGCTGGATGCTTATCTCATCAGACTTAATAATGATTATCAGAATGATCTGCAGCTCATCGGATTTGAGAGCGAGAACCTGAAGCTGGCAATAAAGAACATGGACATTGCCAAAGAAAGTTATTCGATAGGGACCATTTCACCGATTCAACTGAGGGAGGTTCAGAAAAATCTCATGTCGGCAAACAACCGGCTGATCTATGCTCTGTATAAAGCAAAGGTGAAGGAAACGGAGCTGTTGCTATTAAGCGGGCAATTGGTGAAATAA
- a CDS encoding efflux RND transporter periplasmic adaptor subunit, translating to MKKSVVLYILAGLLIAFAIFKIINNKKESQSMTTKPVAVVLPAEGHIVRDTSVNYELNTVGTIRAFETVDIGSEISKRLVSINFEEGSTVSEGTLLFKLDDADLKAQLEKLSIQEELAQQNEERSKALLAKGGISQQTYDEELNTLKTLQAEIQIIHVDLDKTEIQAPFSGKIGLRTVSEGAYITPGLVLTTLQDIHKVKVDFSVPERYAGSIREGQKVTFTIPGSPRFFDAIILAIQPNVDVTTRNLQIRAVAENTGRLLFPGSSVKVFLNFGESGKTLFIPSQCLMPSLKGYSVFVVKNKIAQLNTVKTGIRTKESVQITEGISMGDTLVMTNLLRIRPGFKVKITKIN from the coding sequence ATGAAAAAATCTGTTGTCTTATACATTCTTGCCGGTCTCCTGATTGCCTTCGCAATTTTCAAGATCATCAATAATAAAAAGGAAAGCCAGTCGATGACCACCAAGCCGGTTGCTGTGGTTCTTCCTGCCGAAGGACATATCGTGCGTGATACTTCGGTCAATTACGAGTTGAATACCGTAGGTACCATACGTGCCTTTGAAACAGTCGATATCGGGAGCGAGATCAGCAAGAGGCTGGTATCCATTAACTTTGAGGAGGGAAGCACTGTGAGTGAAGGGACTTTGCTCTTCAAACTCGATGATGCCGACCTGAAAGCACAACTTGAAAAACTGTCCATACAGGAAGAACTGGCTCAGCAGAACGAAGAAAGGAGCAAAGCTCTCCTGGCAAAGGGTGGCATAAGCCAGCAGACCTACGATGAAGAGCTGAACACATTAAAAACCCTGCAGGCTGAAATACAGATAATTCATGTCGACCTGGACAAAACCGAGATACAAGCACCATTCTCCGGAAAGATAGGGCTGCGTACTGTCAGCGAAGGAGCATACATCACCCCGGGATTAGTCCTGACGACACTTCAGGATATTCATAAAGTAAAGGTCGATTTCTCGGTACCTGAACGTTATGCCGGCAGTATCAGGGAAGGGCAGAAGGTTACCTTTACCATCCCTGGCAGTCCACGGTTTTTTGATGCCATCATCCTTGCCATTCAGCCAAATGTGGATGTAACAACAAGGAACCTTCAGATCAGGGCAGTAGCAGAAAACACCGGACGATTGCTCTTCCCGGGCTCTTCAGTCAAGGTTTTCCTGAACTTTGGCGAGAGCGGCAAGACGTTGTTCATACCATCACAATGCCTGATGCCATCACTAAAAGGATATAGCGTATTTGTCGTTAAAAATAAAATAGCACAGTTGAATACGGTAAAAACCGGAATTCGTACAAAAGAGAGCGTCCAGATCACAGAGGGGATTAGTATGGGTGACACCCTTGTCATGACCAACCTGCTGAGGATCAGACCTGGTTTTAAAGTAAAGATTACAAAAATCAACTAA
- a CDS encoding DUF6531 domain-containing protein, with amino-acid sequence MKTKSKNLCTSIFIVLQISLGIFTGSALALEYTKPNEAGPWNETFVNSYTGNFFYSKTLLTLPGRGISLDLTLYYNSGRTQRDWGFGHGWSFTYNLLYYYSDNNSIIIERADGRKDEYIIAGKGFIPPKGIHDELTEYEPGKFVLTNKYGLKYYFDDDTHKKITSIEDRNGNTVNFSYDNGKLNSISDPSGRQINMVWLEGHLIQIVDPNASLNRIVSLNYDDYSNLISIIDPAGNEIVYDYGEWSEIIGITNASQNSISIIYNEAKAVSEIKCDATNFHQAFIYNSQNYTTEVTNYNSYGDRIKLYKFDQEGRVTQIQFPIGNPISYSWDNENNIITYADALGNITYLSYDDKGNLLSIIDPAGFTSIFTYDDQFSQITSYTDQNGNLTSLSYDLHGNLQGMTDALGNTISFTVDSYGNRNGYTNRNGNVTTYNYNISGDLINETDPLGNSIINNFDAIGNLLSSTDKNCNLTSNNYDALNRLISRTDPAGHTISYVYDAVGNIISETNENGYTFSYEYDALHRITKVTDALGGIAQRAYDECGNLISETDANGHTITFAYNLMNQMTSMTDPLGFSETYTFDANGNRTGVTDKNGNQTDYNYDNVNRLVGIIDPSGFTDLFSYDPFGNRVSHVNRNGCETIYTFDALNRLSGVKDPNDFSIQYTYDPEGNIISSTDKLNNITTFIYDAMSRLVSISDPLAFTELYTYDPNGNVIDFQDKNGNSVTYGYDQMDKMVAIGYPLGYTESFSFDPLGNMISKTDRNGNTTHFEFDALNRIILKTDPLDHFLSFTYDAVGNNLAYSDKNGHTTQYQYDEVNRMIIKTDPQGHSETLSYNPSGKVTGYTDKNGFTTTYAYDCCELISKTSPLGYTEYYSYDPEGNLTSLTDRNGISTGYAYDCLNRLTSKTNALGNSYTNVYDPAGNKTASIDPNDHTTQYTFDPLRRLDKIITPMGNTTQFNYDGVGNLTQKTDANGNVVTYQYDQLNNLILRSYPEGNSIAYTYDPAGNPLQLTHNGGLYDVTTNTYDAMNQLVSNQMDYGGLFTKSTGYSYDNEGKRTQMNSGGLTTTWQYDGDDRLVKITDPFGESTSFEYDNAGRRTKLTYNNGVYTDYVYDNSDNLSDLAQYKSNGELIMGFAYNYDYTGNRIIMTERYNTGTFTTNYLYSPLNSLITVATSWGDSYQYTYDPAGNRTSAVTNGVTTQYTYDADDRMLSAGNAGYSYDNNGNMVLMTDYISTTNYFYNAENRLVKVIILPNNQIVTYQYSANGERISKTSSPTDYFNFNCHYCPVCCNYYCDISEGYDDSGNVKSVFTQGQQHDEHLSVMMNDSSFYYLSDGLGSIRALIDEQANVVQSYEYDPFGVITYEFGKMENAYRFTGREYEDEFSQYYYRARYYDPASGRFTSRDPKPIEDMIGCQGRTDNLPRICGSSCEMAPPVHDITVAEAEMNQYVYVDNNPVNWVDPSGKETAQNEGCSPVGAEVKKSVCRPGKGDEPFYNCDTKNLKHKKIMHESYIEVNLGAEYQGVSVGVTTGYKEGEEEETEIKPCTATRFCYEVSCVCEFDQGKTRSRRLKEVGSRIFSGNPLTLLLSPSPLDIYVYSWQCSATGGGGWIEAPLPCDKPECKCCTECLEKK; translated from the coding sequence GACAAACAAATACGGTCTTAAATATTATTTTGATGACGATACGCATAAAAAAATCACCAGCATTGAAGACAGAAATGGAAATACGGTTAACTTTTCTTATGATAACGGGAAGCTTAATAGCATTTCTGATCCCTCGGGCCGACAAATAAATATGGTTTGGCTGGAAGGCCATTTGATCCAGATTGTCGACCCAAATGCATCTCTCAACAGGATCGTTTCACTGAACTATGACGATTACTCCAATCTGATTTCGATCATTGACCCGGCAGGCAATGAAATTGTATATGATTATGGTGAGTGGAGTGAGATAATTGGCATTACAAATGCCTCCCAGAACTCAATCAGCATTATTTATAATGAAGCTAAAGCTGTATCTGAAATCAAATGCGACGCGACAAACTTTCATCAGGCATTTATTTATAACAGTCAGAATTACACAACTGAAGTGACCAATTACAATTCTTATGGGGATAGAATCAAACTATACAAATTTGACCAGGAAGGAAGAGTAACTCAAATCCAATTTCCTATTGGAAATCCAATTTCTTATTCCTGGGATAATGAAAATAATATTATTACTTATGCTGATGCCTTGGGAAATATCACTTACTTATCGTATGATGATAAAGGCAATCTCTTGTCCATTATCGATCCAGCCGGATTCACATCCATTTTTACCTATGATGATCAATTCAGTCAGATTACCAGTTATACCGATCAAAATGGCAACCTTACCTCACTGAGTTATGACCTGCATGGAAACTTGCAAGGTATGACCGATGCGTTGGGAAACACAATATCTTTTACTGTTGACAGCTACGGCAACAGAAATGGTTATACAAATAGAAATGGTAATGTTACCACTTATAACTATAATATCTCTGGTGATTTGATTAATGAAACTGATCCCCTTGGAAATAGCATTATTAATAATTTCGATGCGATAGGGAATTTGCTGAGTTCAACTGATAAAAACTGCAATTTGACTTCCAATAATTACGATGCATTGAACCGGTTGATTTCCAGAACGGATCCTGCAGGTCATACGATATCATATGTTTATGATGCTGTTGGGAATATAATATCCGAAACCAACGAAAATGGTTACACATTTTCCTATGAATACGATGCACTTCACCGGATTACGAAAGTTACGGATGCATTAGGCGGCATTGCCCAACGGGCATATGACGAATGCGGTAACCTCATCTCAGAAACTGATGCAAATGGCCATACCATAACATTTGCATATAACCTGATGAATCAGATGACCTCCATGACCGATCCACTGGGTTTCTCAGAAACGTACACTTTCGACGCCAATGGCAATAGGACAGGGGTCACCGATAAAAATGGCAATCAAACGGACTATAATTATGATAATGTGAACAGATTGGTCGGGATTATTGATCCTTCAGGCTTTACCGATCTTTTTTCATACGACCCGTTTGGCAACAGGGTAAGTCATGTCAACAGGAATGGCTGTGAAACCATTTACACATTTGATGCCCTGAACCGGTTGTCAGGTGTTAAGGATCCCAATGACTTTTCAATTCAGTATACCTATGATCCGGAAGGAAATATAATTTCATCCACCGACAAGCTGAACAACATAACCACTTTTATATATGATGCGATGAGCCGCTTGGTCAGTATCAGCGACCCGCTTGCATTTACTGAGCTTTACACGTATGATCCAAATGGTAATGTGATTGACTTTCAGGATAAAAATGGCAACTCAGTCACTTACGGCTATGACCAAATGGACAAGATGGTTGCTATCGGGTATCCACTGGGCTATACAGAATCCTTTTCATTTGATCCACTGGGTAACATGATTAGTAAAACCGACAGGAACGGAAATACCACACATTTTGAATTCGATGCATTGAACCGGATCATTCTTAAGACAGATCCATTAGATCATTTTCTATCTTTTACCTATGATGCAGTTGGCAACAACTTAGCCTATTCCGACAAGAATGGGCATACAACTCAATATCAATATGATGAGGTAAACAGGATGATCATAAAAACCGATCCACAGGGTCACAGTGAAACACTCAGTTATAATCCGTCGGGGAAAGTTACCGGCTATACCGATAAAAATGGGTTTACTACAACTTATGCTTATGACTGCTGTGAACTCATAAGTAAAACATCACCTCTTGGATACACTGAATATTATTCATATGATCCAGAAGGAAATTTAACATCTTTAACGGATCGAAATGGAATTTCAACTGGTTATGCCTATGACTGCCTTAACAGACTCACTTCGAAGACCAATGCTTTGGGAAATAGTTATACCAATGTATATGATCCGGCAGGGAATAAGACCGCATCTATTGATCCCAACGACCATACAACCCAATATACTTTTGACCCGCTGCGCAGGTTGGACAAGATAATTACACCGATGGGCAATACGACACAATTCAATTATGATGGCGTTGGAAATTTGACTCAAAAAACAGATGCAAATGGAAATGTGGTTACCTACCAGTATGATCAGTTGAATAATTTGATACTGAGATCATACCCCGAAGGCAATTCAATCGCGTATACTTATGATCCGGCAGGAAATCCGCTCCAATTAACGCATAATGGCGGACTATATGATGTGACCACCAATACGTATGATGCAATGAACCAGTTGGTTTCAAACCAGATGGATTATGGTGGATTGTTCACGAAATCGACAGGATATTCTTATGATAATGAAGGTAAACGTACCCAGATGAATTCAGGTGGTTTGACTACGACTTGGCAATATGATGGTGATGACCGTTTAGTTAAAATTACCGACCCTTTTGGAGAATCTACCTCATTTGAGTATGATAATGCCGGCAGGAGAACCAAGCTCACTTATAATAATGGGGTTTACACTGATTATGTTTACGACAATTCAGATAATCTGTCGGACTTAGCTCAATATAAGTCCAATGGCGAACTGATAATGGGATTCGCTTACAATTATGACTATACAGGAAACCGTATAATTATGACAGAACGATATAATACCGGCACATTCACAACCAATTATTTGTATAGTCCGCTGAACAGTCTTATTACCGTTGCAACATCATGGGGCGATTCCTATCAGTACACTTATGATCCCGCCGGAAACCGGACATCAGCGGTGACAAATGGTGTAACAACCCAATATACTTACGATGCCGATGACAGGATGCTTTCAGCTGGAAATGCCGGTTATTCCTATGATAATAATGGCAATATGGTTCTCATGACTGATTATATAAGTACCACAAACTATTTTTATAACGCCGAAAACCGGTTGGTGAAAGTCATTATTCTTCCCAATAACCAGATTGTCACCTATCAATATTCTGCAAACGGTGAACGAATAAGCAAGACCTCTAGCCCGACCGATTACTTTAATTTTAATTGCCATTACTGTCCTGTTTGTTGTAATTATTATTGTGATATATCCGAAGGGTATGATGATTCAGGAAATGTCAAGTCTGTCTTTACACAGGGTCAGCAGCATGATGAACACCTCAGCGTGATGATGAATGATTCTTCATTTTATTATTTATCGGATGGTTTGGGCTCAATCAGGGCACTTATTGACGAACAGGCCAATGTGGTTCAATCCTATGAGTATGATCCCTTTGGTGTCATTACCTATGAGTTTGGCAAGATGGAAAATGCTTACAGGTTCACGGGCAGGGAGTATGAAGATGAATTCTCACAATATTATTACCGTGCCCGTTACTATGATCCTGCGTCAGGCAGGTTTACCTCAAGGGATCCTAAACCGATTGAAGATATGATAGGCTGCCAGGGCAGAACGGATAATCTGCCCCGGATTTGTGGATCCTCCTGTGAAATGGCCCCGCCGGTGCATGATATAACGGTTGCTGAAGCTGAAATGAACCAGTATGTTTATGTGGATAATAATCCGGTTAACTGGGTTGATCCTTCCGGAAAAGAGACTGCCCAGAATGAGGGTTGTTCTCCGGTTGGTGCTGAAGTAAAGAAATCGGTTTGCCGTCCGGGTAAAGGTGATGAACCCTTTTATAACTGCGATACAAAAAACCTGAAACATAAAAAAATTATGCACGAATCATACATAGAGGTTAATCTGGGTGCTGAATATCAAGGAGTTTCAGTAGGCGTGACAACCGGCTATAAAGAAGGTGAGGAAGAAGAAACCGAAATAAAACCATGCACCGCCACTAGATTCTGCTATGAAGTATCATGTGTTTGTGAATTTGACCAAGGAAAAACCCGTTCAAGGAGGTTGAAAGAAGTCGGTAGCAGAATTTTCAGTGGTAATCCTTTAACCCTGCTTCTTTCACCAAGTCCATTAGATATATATGTATACTCATGGCAATGCAGTGCAACAGGAGGTGGTGGTTGGATAGAGGCACCACTCCCATGCGATAAACCTGAATGCAAATGTTGTACTGAATGCCTGGAAAAAAAATAA
- a CDS encoding T9SS type A sorting domain-containing protein, protein MKKSGLIIWVITVFINLLSTPSFGQFFIAGGYQNGELGSGGDETLDVIYLEDKGDMITFYPNPFHAINRIDISLNRSHSVSIFIFDLNSRKIKIIVSQTRMEQGIRTFKWDGSDENGNAVAPGTYLYQFIIDNHSYFKKIIRL, encoded by the coding sequence ATGAAAAAATCTGGATTAATAATTTGGGTCATAACCGTATTTATAAATTTGCTTAGTACTCCTTCCTTTGGTCAGTTTTTCATCGCTGGTGGTTATCAGAATGGAGAATTAGGCAGCGGAGGGGATGAAACACTGGACGTTATTTATCTTGAAGATAAAGGTGACATGATCACGTTTTATCCCAATCCTTTTCATGCAATCAACAGAATAGATATATCACTTAATAGAAGCCATAGCGTTTCAATCTTTATATTTGACCTCAATTCCAGGAAAATTAAAATTATAGTTTCACAAACAAGGATGGAACAGGGGATCAGAACTTTCAAGTGGGATGGATCTGATGAAAATGGAAACGCCGTGGCCCCAGGAACCTACCTCTATCAGTTTATCATTGATAACCATTCTTATTTTAAGAAGATCATAAGATTATAA
- a CDS encoding efflux RND transporter permease subunit codes for MSLSSVSINRPILPIVFAILLVIFGVVGFVSLGDREYPDIDPPIVNVTTIYTGANAEVIQTQITEVLEEAISGIEGVRVISSQSTEQSSMITVEFNLGEDLERATNDVRDKVSKSIRFLPKDVDPPIVEKLDANANPIIFMVVESRTRDILEVNDVVDRLIKDRLQTIPEIAGTKIFGEKRYAMRLWIDPDKLSSHGLTSLDVQQAVSRENIELPSGRIEGDNSELSIRTLGLLTSADEFNNLIIKQDNGEIIRFSDIGYATLGAENERTIFKTNLYPAIAIGVVPQPGANSIAIADEFYKRMEQVKKELPPDYSMEIGFDFTTFERNAVREVKETMLLAFFLVVMIIFFFLRDWRSTVIPVVAIPISIIGTFFIMFLTGITINVLTLIGMILAIGLVCDDAIIVLEIIYSKVDMGLSPIKAAHQGIQEIFFAVISTTITLAVVFLPIMFLQGLTGRLFREFAIVVAGSVLISGFVALTLSPMMGSRILKYQRHLNVNWFFRITEPFFLDLNHHYRYSLAAFIKHRWLVFPIFIVILGMVILLGRSLHSELAPYEDRSNIRIPTLAPEGCSYEYMEKYMDELSQYVTDSIPESIRNFSLIAPSLTVLDAPNKGQELFYLCDPSERKRTQEQIFRKVSNDLQMITGISAFPYEPPTIGSRFGGQALQYVILTSSFDSLKRVLPLFLEEARKSPILRFVDANLKVNKPEIRLTIDRERAAQLGVSVADVARTLQLALSGQRFDYFYMNGKQYQIIGQVMRENRDSPEDLKALYVRNTAGELISLENLINWEEGINPSTIFSYDRYLSTTISAGTVEGTTLGDGISEMDRIADKVLPSTFRTALAGQARDYQESSSSLVYVFILALILIYLILAAQFDSWVDPLVILITVPLALFGALLALWFLDQTLNIFSEIGIIMLIGLVTKNGILIVEFANQRKKRGSGKHEAVQKAATARLRPILMTASATILGILPIALSLGSTSGSRRSMGVAVVGGMIFATFFSLYFVPAFYTYLSREKVKPVKTNEKKHD; via the coding sequence ATGAGCCTTTCATCTGTCAGCATAAACCGTCCTATTCTGCCTATCGTCTTTGCCATACTGTTGGTCATTTTTGGTGTTGTGGGATTTGTTTCACTTGGCGACCGTGAGTATCCCGATATAGACCCACCCATAGTCAATGTGACCACTATCTATACCGGTGCAAATGCTGAGGTCATCCAGACGCAGATAACTGAGGTACTTGAAGAAGCTATTTCCGGCATTGAAGGAGTAAGGGTGATTTCATCCCAGTCGACCGAGCAATCCAGCATGATCACCGTCGAGTTTAACCTCGGTGAAGACCTTGAACGTGCCACCAACGATGTTCGCGACAAGGTATCCAAGTCGATCCGGTTCTTACCCAAAGACGTCGACCCACCCATTGTTGAAAAGCTCGATGCCAATGCCAATCCCATCATCTTTATGGTTGTCGAAAGCCGTACACGGGATATCCTGGAAGTGAATGATGTTGTCGACAGGTTAATTAAAGACCGACTTCAGACAATTCCTGAAATTGCTGGCACGAAGATTTTTGGTGAAAAGAGATATGCGATGCGATTATGGATCGATCCAGATAAACTTTCATCCCATGGATTAACCTCTCTCGATGTCCAGCAGGCCGTATCACGTGAAAATATCGAGTTGCCTTCCGGAAGAATTGAAGGTGACAATTCCGAGCTGAGTATACGTACGCTTGGCCTCCTGACCTCTGCTGATGAATTCAATAATCTGATCATCAAGCAGGATAACGGAGAGATCATCCGTTTCAGCGACATCGGCTATGCCACACTTGGCGCCGAGAATGAGAGAACCATCTTCAAAACAAACCTTTATCCGGCCATCGCCATCGGCGTTGTTCCTCAGCCTGGTGCTAATTCGATTGCTATCGCCGATGAATTCTATAAAAGAATGGAACAGGTCAAAAAGGAACTCCCGCCGGATTACAGCATGGAGATAGGATTTGATTTTACCACCTTTGAACGGAATGCCGTCAGGGAGGTCAAGGAAACCATGCTGCTTGCATTCTTCCTCGTTGTCATGATCATCTTCTTTTTCCTGCGCGACTGGCGTTCAACGGTGATACCTGTGGTAGCTATACCTATTTCCATTATCGGCACATTTTTTATCATGTTCCTTACAGGAATCACAATAAATGTACTCACCCTTATCGGGATGATCCTCGCCATTGGACTGGTGTGTGATGATGCTATCATTGTCCTTGAGATCATTTATTCAAAGGTCGATATGGGTTTGTCACCAATAAAAGCCGCACACCAGGGCATACAGGAGATATTCTTCGCGGTTATTTCAACAACTATAACACTGGCTGTGGTGTTCCTGCCGATTATGTTCTTGCAGGGGCTGACAGGTCGGCTTTTCCGTGAGTTTGCCATCGTCGTGGCAGGATCGGTACTGATATCTGGATTTGTTGCACTTACCTTGTCACCGATGATGGGATCACGCATACTCAAGTACCAGCGACACCTCAACGTCAACTGGTTTTTCCGCATCACTGAACCTTTCTTCCTGGATCTTAACCACCATTACCGTTATTCGCTTGCTGCCTTTATAAAACACCGGTGGCTGGTGTTTCCCATTTTTATTGTGATTCTCGGAATGGTCATTCTGCTGGGACGATCACTGCACTCGGAACTTGCACCGTATGAAGACCGTTCGAACATACGTATCCCGACACTGGCGCCCGAAGGATGCTCGTATGAATATATGGAGAAATACATGGATGAACTCAGTCAGTACGTCACGGATTCTATACCCGAATCGATAAGGAACTTCAGCCTGATTGCTCCCAGCCTGACGGTTCTTGATGCACCGAATAAAGGACAGGAGCTTTTCTATTTATGTGATCCTTCTGAACGTAAACGGACGCAGGAGCAAATCTTCCGGAAGGTTTCAAACGACCTGCAGATGATAACGGGGATTAGCGCCTTTCCTTATGAGCCACCAACCATCGGCAGCCGTTTCGGAGGCCAGGCCCTTCAATATGTGATACTGACTTCAAGCTTCGATTCACTTAAGCGGGTGCTGCCACTTTTTCTTGAAGAAGCCCGTAAAAGTCCCATACTGCGTTTTGTCGACGCAAATCTCAAAGTCAACAAACCGGAAATACGGCTCACCATTGACCGTGAAAGAGCCGCACAGCTGGGCGTTTCAGTGGCAGATGTGGCCAGGACACTGCAATTGGCCTTAAGCGGACAGCGTTTCGATTACTTTTACATGAATGGCAAGCAATACCAGATTATTGGCCAGGTGATGCGTGAGAACAGGGATTCACCTGAAGATCTTAAAGCTCTGTATGTAAGAAATACAGCCGGGGAGCTGATATCCCTTGAAAACCTTATCAACTGGGAAGAGGGCATCAATCCTTCCACCATTTTCTCGTACGACAGGTACCTTTCGACAACAATATCGGCAGGTACGGTGGAGGGCACAACACTTGGTGATGGCATCAGCGAAATGGACAGGATAGCAGATAAAGTCCTTCCGTCGACGTTCCGGACGGCGCTTGCAGGCCAGGCCCGCGATTACCAGGAGAGCTCATCAAGTCTGGTCTATGTTTTTATCCTCGCCCTGATCCTCATTTACCTGATCCTTGCCGCCCAGTTTGACAGTTGGGTCGATCCGCTGGTTATCCTGATAACCGTGCCGCTGGCACTATTTGGCGCACTGTTGGCACTATGGTTTTTAGATCAAACCCTCAATATTTTCAGCGAGATAGGCATCATCATGCTGATAGGACTGGTGACAAAAAATGGCATCCTGATCGTGGAATTTGCTAATCAACGGAAAAAAAGAGGTTCCGGCAAACACGAAGCTGTACAGAAAGCCGCGACAGCACGCTTACGCCCAATCTTGATGACAGCCTCAGCCACCATTTTGGGAATTCTTCCTATCGCCCTGTCGCTGGGTTCTACTTCGGGAAGCAGACGATCGATGGGCGTGGCTGTGGTTGGAGGAATGATATTCGCTACATTCTTCTCACTGTATTTTGTTCCGGCTTTTTATACATATTTATCGCGCGAGAAAGTGAAACCTGTTAAAACTAACGAAAAAAAACATGATTGA